One stretch of Halobaculum marinum DNA includes these proteins:
- a CDS encoding glycosyltransferase: MRLRRLAAWLSGLVALTGLPYLLYGLGYVLLSPEGSPADKDPDAEPTVSVVLPTYNEEQIVESKLEGLLAWDYPVEKLEVVVVDSSDDATPDIVREFFDRPDTPELVFVEETERRGLAVALNEAYAAATNEVVVKTDCDSKVATDALHEAVANLADPTVAAVTGRNAEVLGGSEVERGYRDVQARIQTLESHVDSTFIFHGPFSAFERDAIVPIDEDSIADDTELALKIRKNGGRVLFDPAIRYKEASHSAFRKRRTQKDRRAMGLLRLLWRQRDMLGRYGGYGTVVLPFNWWFMGVSPTLVMAGVALASIGAVAVAGPLGLAVPAALGAFVAVGARDALGPLQPAYALFDTQVSLFRAAVKLLRGEGDGTWDVDAELREAFEAE, translated from the coding sequence ATGCGACTGCGCCGCCTCGCCGCCTGGCTGTCGGGCCTCGTCGCCCTCACCGGGCTGCCGTACCTGCTGTACGGCCTCGGCTACGTCCTGCTGTCTCCAGAGGGTTCGCCCGCCGACAAAGACCCCGACGCCGAACCGACCGTGAGCGTCGTGCTGCCGACGTACAACGAAGAGCAGATCGTCGAGTCGAAACTGGAGGGGCTCCTCGCGTGGGACTACCCTGTCGAGAAACTGGAGGTCGTCGTCGTCGACTCCAGCGACGACGCGACTCCCGACATCGTTCGGGAGTTCTTCGACCGTCCCGACACGCCCGAATTGGTGTTCGTCGAGGAGACCGAACGCCGCGGCCTCGCGGTCGCGCTCAACGAGGCGTACGCCGCCGCGACGAACGAGGTTGTCGTCAAGACCGACTGCGACTCGAAGGTGGCCACCGACGCGCTGCACGAGGCGGTCGCGAACCTCGCCGACCCGACCGTCGCGGCAGTGACGGGGCGCAACGCGGAGGTGCTCGGCGGGAGTGAGGTCGAGCGGGGGTACCGCGACGTGCAGGCGCGGATCCAGACGCTGGAGTCGCACGTCGACTCGACGTTCATCTTCCACGGCCCGTTCTCCGCGTTCGAGCGCGACGCCATCGTCCCCATCGACGAGGACTCCATCGCCGACGACACGGAACTCGCCCTCAAGATCCGCAAGAACGGTGGCCGCGTCCTGTTCGACCCGGCGATCCGGTACAAGGAGGCGAGCCACTCGGCGTTCCGCAAGCGCCGGACGCAGAAGGACCGGCGCGCGATGGGACTGCTCCGCCTGCTGTGGCGCCAGCGCGACATGCTCGGCCGCTACGGCGGCTACGGGACGGTCGTCCTCCCGTTCAACTGGTGGTTCATGGGCGTCTCGCCGACGCTCGTGATGGCGGGCGTCGCACTCGCCTCCATCGGTGCGGTCGCCGTCGCCGGCCCCCTCGGTCTCGCCGTGCCGGCGGCGCTGGGCGCGTTCGTCGCGGTCGGTGCGCGCGACGCGCTCGGCCCGCTCCAACCGGCGTACGCGCTGTTCGACACG